One window of the Candidatus Saccharibacteria bacterium genome contains the following:
- the dnaX gene encoding DNA polymerase III subunit gamma/tau encodes MGKALYRKYRSRSLSEIVGQDHITTTLQNALKSDKIAHAYLLTGPRGVGKTSIARILAHEINELTYSEEPHFDIIEIDAASNNGVEDVRDLRDKIMSAPASAKYKVFIIDEVHMLSKAAFNALLKTLEEPPAHVVFILATTEAHKLPETIISRTQRYSFRPASLEKLIENLQSIAKAEKIAIDDDALVTIAEHSEGSFRDSVSLLDQASSMSSHITKNEVEQLLGRAPAEQISEILAAASQHDVQKGLSALQALLIQGHEPAMIARQLSQQLRSSLLEDNVQLKINPEVALLLLRELLDVPPAHNPAATLELIIMRVCLNTADASPQMKLTPPEVSNASQTKSAALAPKDPLLPAAKSSKLETPSEQPSQPIANTKALSEPVPDANGPSKPAASANDDDVEALWREVLQQLKQTHNTLYGIARMARPTLSENTLTLELAFAFHQKRLSEPRNIAVITTLTEAVRHKPTTIRCQKGESTAPKTTPVDTISTISNIFGGAELLES; translated from the coding sequence ATGGGGAAGGCGTTATATAGGAAATACCGGTCACGGTCACTGAGTGAAATTGTTGGGCAAGACCATATCACGACCACTCTTCAAAACGCACTTAAATCGGACAAAATTGCTCACGCCTATCTTTTAACCGGCCCACGTGGGGTCGGCAAAACATCTATAGCCCGTATCCTTGCCCATGAAATCAATGAGCTTACCTATAGTGAAGAGCCGCATTTCGACATCATCGAAATAGATGCCGCCAGTAACAACGGCGTCGAAGACGTGCGCGACCTGCGTGACAAAATCATGAGCGCTCCAGCGAGCGCAAAGTACAAGGTTTTCATCATCGACGAGGTCCATATGCTCAGCAAGGCTGCCTTTAACGCGCTATTAAAGACACTAGAAGAACCCCCGGCCCACGTGGTCTTTATACTCGCCACCACCGAAGCACATAAGCTGCCCGAAACCATTATCAGCCGAACCCAGCGCTATAGTTTCCGTCCGGCGTCGCTCGAGAAACTCATAGAAAACTTACAATCTATTGCGAAGGCCGAGAAAATAGCCATTGATGATGATGCACTTGTCACTATCGCCGAACACAGCGAAGGGAGCTTTCGCGACAGCGTGAGCTTGCTTGACCAGGCCAGTAGCATGAGTAGTCATATTACCAAAAATGAGGTCGAGCAGCTCCTAGGACGGGCGCCTGCTGAGCAGATTTCTGAAATTCTCGCTGCCGCTAGTCAACATGATGTCCAGAAAGGACTGTCTGCACTTCAGGCATTGCTCATTCAAGGTCACGAACCGGCCATGATTGCGCGTCAGCTAAGCCAACAGCTACGTTCGAGTCTGCTCGAGGACAACGTACAGTTGAAAATTAACCCTGAAGTTGCCCTCCTATTACTACGTGAGCTCCTAGACGTTCCCCCCGCTCATAATCCCGCCGCCACGCTAGAGCTCATCATCATGCGCGTGTGTCTCAACACCGCTGATGCATCGCCGCAAATGAAGTTAACCCCACCAGAGGTCAGCAATGCGTCCCAGACGAAATCGGCTGCATTGGCCCCCAAAGACCCTCTGTTGCCAGCTGCAAAATCATCCAAGCTCGAAACACCTTCAGAACAACCTTCCCAGCCTATAGCCAACACTAAAGCATTGTCTGAGCCAGTTCCGGATGCCAATGGACCTAGCAAACCCGCCGCCTCGGCCAATGACGATGATGTTGAGGCGCTGTGGCGAGAAGTATTGCAACAGCTCAAGCAGACGCACAATACCCTTTACGGTATTGCCCGCATGGCTCGGCCAACACTCTCTGAAAACACGCTGACGCTTGAGCTAGCCTTTGCATTTCACCAAAAACGCTTAAGCGAACCACGGAATATTGCTGTCATTACCACCTTAACTGAAGCCGTGCGGCACAAACCAACCACTATTCGGTGCCAAAAAGGTGAATCTACGGCGCCAAAGACAACACCTGTCGACACCATTTCGACCATAAGCAATATCTTTGGCGGCGCCGAACTGCTAGAATCTTGA
- the rplL gene encoding 50S ribosomal protein L7/L12 produces MADVKKLAEELTKLTVLEVNELKNILKDEYGIEPAAAAVAVAAGPAAGGEAAAADEKAEYDVNLKDAGAQKVAVIKAVKELTGLGLGEAKALVDGAPKVVLEKAKKEDAEAAKKALEEAGATVELV; encoded by the coding sequence ATGGCTGATGTAAAAAAACTCGCCGAAGAGCTCACCAAGCTCACTGTACTAGAAGTAAACGAACTAAAAAACATCTTGAAGGATGAATACGGCATTGAGCCCGCTGCTGCAGCTGTTGCTGTTGCTGCAGGTCCTGCCGCTGGCGGTGAAGCCGCTGCTGCCGACGAAAAGGCTGAATACGACGTGAACCTGAAGGATGCTGGTGCTCAGAAAGTTGCCGTCATCAAAGCTGTTAAGGAACTAACTGGTCTCGGCCTCGGCGAAGCAAAAGCTCTCGTAGACGGCGCACCAAAGGTTGTACTTGAGAAAGCTAAGAAAGAAGACGCTGAAGCTGCCAAAAAAGCCCTCGAAGAGGCTGGCGCTACTGTCGAACTTGTCTAG
- the dnaB gene encoding replicative DNA helicase: MATVPTPPQNIEAEASLLGAILIDTDAIVKIADKISVDDFYDQKHARIYEALRALYEKRSAIDVLTLSDQLKGNGFLDMVGGPSYLTELTNFVPTAAHVEQYADIVAQKALRRRLISASADMADLGQDESKDLKELIEEAESRLFAVSQQHVKQSVVSLESVLAESFERLDDLHKDKNKLRGVPTGYRDLDNILAGLQRSDLFIIAARPSMGKTAFVLNLAHKVATQAKEAVLVFSLEMSKEQLVDRLLAMESGVDAWALRTGKLTDDDFERLGEAMGTLSEAKIYIDDTPGITVSDLRTKARREAHTQQIGLIVVDYLQLMSGGSKFGGDGNRVQEISEISRGLKGIARELNVPLIALSQLSRSVESRSPKIPQLADLRESGSIEQDADVVAFLYREEYYEPDSERKNIMDVLIKKHRNGPTGGVELYFDREKQRIRSLDSGHASIPFGAE; the protein is encoded by the coding sequence ATGGCTACCGTACCAACACCGCCGCAGAACATTGAGGCCGAAGCGAGCCTACTGGGCGCTATTCTCATAGATACCGACGCCATAGTAAAAATTGCCGACAAAATTTCGGTCGATGATTTTTACGACCAGAAACACGCTCGTATTTACGAAGCGCTACGAGCTTTATATGAAAAACGTTCGGCTATAGATGTTCTGACACTATCCGACCAGCTGAAAGGCAACGGATTTCTTGACATGGTCGGCGGACCGTCCTACCTGACCGAGCTGACAAACTTTGTCCCAACGGCCGCCCATGTTGAACAATACGCTGACATTGTTGCGCAAAAGGCGCTACGCAGACGGCTCATTTCGGCCAGCGCCGATATGGCAGACCTTGGCCAAGACGAATCAAAAGACCTCAAAGAACTCATAGAGGAAGCCGAAAGCCGTTTGTTTGCCGTTAGCCAACAGCATGTGAAGCAAAGTGTAGTCAGCCTCGAATCGGTTTTGGCCGAAAGTTTTGAGCGACTTGACGACCTCCACAAAGACAAAAACAAACTCCGTGGAGTACCTACTGGCTATCGAGACCTCGACAACATCCTTGCAGGCTTACAGCGTTCCGACCTGTTTATCATAGCAGCGCGCCCGTCAATGGGAAAAACCGCCTTTGTGCTAAACCTCGCGCACAAAGTCGCGACCCAGGCCAAGGAAGCCGTACTCGTTTTTAGTCTCGAAATGAGCAAGGAACAACTTGTTGACCGCTTGCTTGCTATGGAGTCTGGCGTCGATGCTTGGGCGCTTCGTACTGGTAAGCTCACTGATGATGATTTCGAACGGCTTGGCGAAGCCATGGGCACGCTATCGGAAGCAAAAATATACATAGATGACACACCGGGCATAACTGTCAGCGACCTCCGTACAAAAGCACGGCGCGAGGCCCACACACAGCAAATTGGCCTCATCGTCGTCGACTATCTGCAGCTTATGAGCGGTGGAAGCAAGTTCGGCGGCGATGGCAACCGTGTCCAAGAAATATCAGAGATTTCTCGCGGCTTAAAGGGGATTGCTCGGGAACTCAATGTACCCCTGATTGCTCTTAGCCAGTTGAGCCGCTCCGTCGAAAGCCGGAGCCCCAAGATTCCGCAGCTGGCAGATTTGCGCGAGTCGGGGTCCATTGAGCAAGATGCCGATGTTGTGGCCTTCTTGTACCGAGAAGAATACTACGAACCTGACAGTGAACGGAAAAACATTATGGACGTACTCATAAAAAAACATCGCAATGGCCCGACGGGCGGTGTGGAACTCTACTTTGACCGAGAAAAGCAACGTATCCGCTCACTAGACAGTGGTCATGCCTCTATACCATTTGGTGCAGAGTAA
- a CDS encoding DMT family transporter, whose product MWVVALVINLVLFVTSTLLRRRFAQSHTVPASVTLAISYTLGVMPLSIAAGFLFPHNIDWSYWTAWLLFSASLLVALFIWLSFIAIRYLPAALNQTIFQTRIIVTILLGWLFLGEGLTANQLIGAACILASGIIAVWAPAKAHRHGKSTHEHLLKGVFFTLASALFLGVGVVVEKAAIQYMDIGAFFIYGFGMQSLWLVLLALWDWHKQPRLQLSRQLVKESVLLGMVVAGIGVSYFAALRGANNVSLIAALTATVLPLTAIAAHFILKERDDDKLLWIAISLAITGVVVTAL is encoded by the coding sequence ATGTGGGTAGTTGCGCTCGTTATTAACCTAGTGTTGTTTGTGACATCTACACTCCTTCGTCGGCGTTTTGCACAGTCACACACTGTTCCGGCTAGCGTCACTCTTGCTATCTCTTATACTTTGGGTGTTATGCCCCTAAGCATTGCTGCAGGTTTTTTGTTTCCGCACAATATAGACTGGTCATATTGGACCGCATGGCTGCTGTTTTCCGCCAGCTTACTGGTAGCTCTCTTTATTTGGCTTTCGTTTATCGCCATACGATATCTGCCAGCCGCACTAAATCAAACCATTTTTCAGACACGTATTATCGTAACCATACTACTTGGGTGGTTGTTTCTGGGGGAAGGTCTTACTGCTAACCAGCTTATTGGTGCCGCCTGTATTTTGGCAAGCGGTATCATTGCCGTGTGGGCACCGGCTAAAGCCCACCGCCACGGCAAAAGCACACACGAGCACCTTCTGAAAGGTGTATTTTTCACGCTTGCCTCTGCGCTATTTCTCGGAGTGGGCGTCGTCGTGGAAAAGGCCGCAATTCAGTACATGGACATAGGAGCGTTCTTTATCTACGGATTTGGCATGCAGTCGCTGTGGCTGGTGCTTCTTGCGCTGTGGGATTGGCACAAACAGCCCAGACTACAGCTTTCGCGGCAACTTGTGAAAGAATCAGTGCTTCTTGGCATGGTCGTCGCCGGGATTGGTGTGAGCTATTTTGCGGCTTTACGCGGGGCAAACAATGTTTCGCTTATAGCAGCACTTACCGCCACGGTACTCCCGCTAACGGCCATAGCGGCTCATTTCATACTAAAGGAGCGAGATGACGACAAACTCCTCTGGATAGCAATTAGCCTCGCCATAACAGGCGTGGTAGTTACTGCTTTGTAG